The segment AACTTCGGAGCCCGGATCGATATCGCCCATCACCGCGCGAATGGTGTCGAACAGCTCCGATGCCGGGTCGGCCTCGATCCCGGCCGCGCCACCGCTGCCCACGATCTCGACCTCGTTGCCGAGCAGTGCCTGCACCTCCGCGCGGAACGCGTCCGGGTCCTGACCTGGCAGGATGCGGCCATCAACATCGCAGGTGACTTCGCCGGGGATGACATTGATGCGGTGCCCGCCGTGGATGATCGTCGGTACGGCGGTGTTGCGCGTCGTCGCGCGCAGCGATAGCTTCTCGAACTCGCCGAGCGGCAGGCGATTGAGATTCTCCCAGGTCGGGTTGGCGATGATTTCGTCGATTAGAGTCGACTGCCCACCGAGCGCCGCGCCGAAGGTCCGCAGCATCTCTTCGACCGACGAGGTCATGACGGTCGGAAACTGATGCTCGGTCAGCTTGACCAGAGCGCGACCCATGCGGAGCATCGCAGTGTCGTCGCGCGGGACCGACGCGTGGCCCGGCTCAGCGCGGGCGACGATCTTCATCCGCGCGCCGCCCTTCTCGCCGGTCTGGCAGAGATAGTAGCGTCGGCCTGAGACGTCGATAGCATTGCCGCCACCCTCGTTGATTGCTACCTCAGCGTCGATCAGGTCGCGGTGGTTCTCCCACATCCAGGTCGCGCCGTAGCGACCGCCGGCCTCTTCGTCAGCAAATATGCAGAAAATCAGGTCACGATCGAGCTTCAGGCCCATCCGCTTGATGAGCAGGGTGACAAGCAGTTCCGAGGCAACCAGGTTCTTCGTATCGACCGCGCCGCGACCCCAGATCATGCCGTCGACGATGTCAGCGGCAAACGGCGGATGCTGCCACTTGTCGGCCTCGACCGAGACAACATCGCTGTGGGCCATCAGCATCAGCGGTCGGCCCTTGCCCTCGCCCTCGATGCGCGTCACGAACGAGGCGCGACCCGGCGCACTCTCCAACACATGCGACGACAGACCGACCTCGGCGACGGCATCGCGCAGGTAGTTCGCGACCTGCACTTCGTTGCCCGGCGGGTTGACGGTCTCGAATCGAATCAGGTCCTGAAGCCGAGTGGCGACTTCCTCACGTACTGCATCCCAGTTGACTTGCGTGCCTGCATCAGCCGACATGAACTGCCCTCCATCGTCATCGTTTCAATGCGGGCATGGTAATGCGGACCGGCAGGTGCGGCAACGGGTTGGGGCCGTTTAGTTACGCAGCGTGGCACGCGGGTAGTGGCAATGACTAGCAAGCACTCCCGTGGGTTGGATCGTGTCGAGCGGGTGGGAGATTTCTCGCGTGCGCGCTCGAAATGACAGGGTACAGGGTTGGATGCCAATCTAGCGGGACGTCATTGCCAGCAATGGCGAGCAGTCCGGCCCGACAGCCATCCCTGCCCCCTGTCATCTGCCGCCGGGAGCCAACGCCCAAGGGGCACCCGGGCAATGCCACCCAACAGTGAGAGATCTCTCACTCGTCAGTCGCAGTCCAACACGGGAGAGAGATCTCACTGCAGATCACATCGGCAGGCGTGAGCATGAAATTGCCCCTAGGCGGTTGCGGTGTTGCCCTGGGTGCCGGGGACAAGGTCGCCGGAGGCGAGGCCCTGCTCACGTTCCTGGCTCGCGCGTTCCATCGCGGCGTCAGCGGCTGCCTGTCCACCAAGGAACTTCTCGATCGCCTCATCGAAGCCAAACGCGACATCGACACGGACATCGACATCGGCCCACTTCTCGACGAGGGTTTCGAGCCGCTTCCAGTAGATCTCTTCACCACCACCGGCCTTGAACTCCCAGGCGGGGCGGATCTGGAGGACGAGGTTTTCATCCGGCATGTAGACCGAGAAGATGTGGTCGATCTCGACGTGATACTTGCAGGCCGGGCAGTAGGCATGGTGAATCGACCGGCGCAGGATGCCTTCGAGACCTTTCGGGTCGGTCCCGAAGTTGATGAAGTTTGCAACTGGCGGCGACCACTTTGCGCGGCACTTCGGACACAGCAACTCGGTCTCGGTATAGGCGGTTCTCAACCGCTCTTCACGAACATTGGGATCGGCTGTGGTTTGTTCTGTCATCTTTCGTGCTTCTCCATACAAAGGTCAATCAGCGGCGGTGTACGCCATTCGCCCCGGGCGGCTCACTGCGTTCGATCAACTCCCTGAATATATCAATCGTACGCGTTGGATCGCCCGGACGCGAGCCCCCGGCAGCAGGCGAGCCACGACGGGGATCGAGCAGCGCTTCGGCGATCTCGCGAATCTCGGGATGCGGGCTCATGCGGGCCGCTTCGGCCGTCTCGGGGTTGCGGTGCAGCTGATAGAGCAGGTCGGCGGCATCGTGGGCCAGGGCAGGATCGGGATGGATGACGAAGGCGCTCAGCAGATCGGTAATGGCGCTCGTCGGCATGCGCATACCGATTGCTACGAGGGCGCTGCGACGCAGTTCGATTGGCTGCGATTCGTCCAGCAGGAACGTTGTTGCGCGTTGAAACGTCTCCTCCGGTGCCATCTGCAGGGCGGTCAGCCAGGCGATGCCGCGCACCCGCTCCGAATCACTGCGGACGAGATCGTCGAGGACAGCGAGCAAGTGGTCGGGCGCGGCGTTGGCGAGGAATTCGGCGGCGATGCCACGGGCCTCGGCGGAGTCGCTCGTGAGCGCAGCGCGAGCGATCACCGTGCGACGTGCTGTGCCGAGGTTGAACGGATCCAGCGGATCGAGCACCAGCAAGTAGAGCGTCGATTCAGCGGCAGCGGCGATCTGGACGGTCGCTTCGGCGATGGAGACAAGCCGGTCAGGGTCGTCTTGCAGCCGCTCCCAGAGCGCCATCGCAGCAGAGCCGGTCGCGATGGCGGCGGCATGATCTACGACGGCGTCGATCGGCGCGCGCGCCACGACGCGGTCGAGGGTCGCGTCTCGGCGAGGCGAGCGATAGTCCTGCGCGTATCGCAGCAGCCGAACCGCGACACGGGCATCGAGACCCGGCAGCGACCGGAGCCAGCGCCGCCCGGATGGCTCAGCGACCACGAGATCAACCAGTTGTTGCTGTTCGAGCAACGGCAGCGAAGTGAACGCTGCCTGCTCAACCGGCTCACCGGCGAGGATGCGTGCAGCGATGGCGCTCAACGATGCCATGGTGATGCGGATTACGCGCGGTCTGGTGCCGAGTAGGTCGCAGTGACGGTGGTGTACAGACCGCCGCGGACGTTGAACTTGCCGATGACCGTCGCCTCCCGTGGCGCAATCTTGCCGACGATCTCGTCGAGGATCTGATTCGTGACGGCCTCGTGGAATGCGCCTTCGTTGCGGAACGACCAGTAGTACAGCTTGAGCGACTTCAGCTCGACGCAGAGCTGATCGGGCACGTAGCGCAGGGTGATTTCGGCGAAGTCCGGTTGCCCCGTCACCGGGCAGAGGCAGGTGAACTCCGGCGTATGGATCTCGATGGTGTAGTCGCGATCCGGATTCGGGTTCGGAAAGACCTGAATCTCGTTCGTCGCCGTTGTCGGGTTAGCGCCAAGGAGCGTTGAGGGCATGGATGTGGATACCTCCAGCAAGCGAATACGTGTCATACGACATAAGGATACATTGGCGGGGAGATCGCCTGCGTGATCTGGGTTCGTGTGGGGGTGGGTACCGTAGAAAGGTGTTTGGTGGCCAAAAAGGGCGTATGCGATACGCCCTTCTGGCCAACGACTGATTTGGAATGGCATTCAAGCAAGCCCGACCTAGCCGTTCGCCCGTACCGAACAACACAGCAAAGCGGCGCGCGGTTGTTGGCCGCGCGCCAGTGTACCTGCGTGCTATTTCGCGGGGCGGACGAGGCCGTGGTACCAGAACGGCACGGTGCCGCGGACGCCGTCGGACCAGGACCAGCCGGTGAACTCTTCGCGGTACGGGAGGTGCTCTCCGTGCTGCATGAACGGGACGCGCGCGATGTCGTCGGCGAGGATGGCCTGTAGCTCGCGGTAGTGGCGGCCCCTGGCAGCGCGATCGACGGTGGCGCGGCCGGCACGGATGGCATCGTCAACTGCCGGGTTGTTGTAGCGCATCGTGTTGCGCGGTCCATCGGAGGCGAGGAAGCTGGCCATCAGCTGCGGGTCGGGGCCGATGTCGCCGCTGTCGAGCAGCAGGTCAAACTCGCCGGCGTCCTGGAAGCGTTCCTTCCAGCCAACTGGGTCGACGGACTCGACATCGGCGACGATGCCGATTCGGGCGAGCTGTTCGGCCATGATCTTCGCTGCGACGCCGTAGTGCGAGTAGAGCGAGCGATAGGCCAGACCGACGCGGAAGCGAACGCCATCCTGATCGCGCGGGTAGCCAGCTTCGTCGAGCAGTTGTTCGGCGATGACCGGGTCGAATGCGGGAGCGGCGGCATCCGGGTTGAATGCCCAATCAACGCGTTCGAGATAGTAGTGGGTCGGCGTCGAAGCGAGCGGGCAGACGCCATCGGCGATCGGGCCGCGATCAAACGCGCGCGCAATGGCCTCGCGGACG is part of the Thermomicrobiales bacterium genome and harbors:
- a CDS encoding CpXC domain-containing protein produces the protein MTEQTTADPNVREERLRTAYTETELLCPKCRAKWSPPVANFINFGTDPKGLEGILRRSIHHAYCPACKYHVEIDHIFSVYMPDENLVLQIRPAWEFKAGGGEEIYWKRLETLVEKWADVDVRVDVAFGFDEAIEKFLGGQAAADAAMERASQEREQGLASGDLVPGTQGNTATA
- a CDS encoding M20/M25/M40 family metallo-hydrolase gives rise to the protein MSADAGTQVNWDAVREEVATRLQDLIRFETVNPPGNEVQVANYLRDAVAEVGLSSHVLESAPGRASFVTRIEGEGKGRPLMLMAHSDVVSVEADKWQHPPFAADIVDGMIWGRGAVDTKNLVASELLVTLLIKRMGLKLDRDLIFCIFADEEAGGRYGATWMWENHRDLIDAEVAINEGGGNAIDVSGRRYYLCQTGEKGGARMKIVARAEPGHASVPRDDTAMLRMGRALVKLTEHQFPTVMTSSVEEMLRTFGAALGGQSTLIDEIIANPTWENLNRLPLGEFEKLSLRATTRNTAVPTIIHGGHRINVIPGEVTCDVDGRILPGQDPDAFRAEVQALLGNEVEIVGSGGAAGIEADPASELFDTIRAVMGDIDPGSEVAPFLVSGGTDAKSIPGVKVYGFNPAPYSVEEMNGAHNHDERVSIDNLLFATKALFEIVVSYCSARV
- the queF gene encoding preQ(1) synthase, which codes for MPSTLLGANPTTATNEIQVFPNPNPDRDYTIEIHTPEFTCLCPVTGQPDFAEITLRYVPDQLCVELKSLKLYYWSFRNEGAFHEAVTNQILDEIVGKIAPREATVIGKFNVRGGLYTTVTATYSAPDRA